The following proteins are co-located in the Gossypium hirsutum isolate 1008001.06 chromosome A02, Gossypium_hirsutum_v2.1, whole genome shotgun sequence genome:
- the LOC107951299 gene encoding E3 ubiquitin-protein ligase MARCHF2 isoform X2, producing the protein MRVLGEFPDLNILEPKVGVVNAVNNNQMQNGGSNETSSRAGDLSRNLHEPDLEMHGNIPLPQEEIQPGSVGDSACEANPTSATNVVTKVESHLTQQPIAKLSKDAESTKEDLPHAASPKMGYFSRTTSAHEQCRVCQQEKEEGLIDLGCQCKGGLAKAHQSCIVTWFHTKGSNKCEICQVVAVNVTAPQPERSRNYWVWRINPRLVALNRERGCFSPLWLALSILIGGLLLDMLISLTLGVSALPVNLIIVVIVVIGLGTALRLAVEFYHEWSTRRALQRVETNATLGYHTTL; encoded by the exons ATGAGGGTGTTAGGGGAATTCCctgatttaaatattttagaaCCAAAAGTTGGTGTTGTAAACGCTGTAAATAACAATCAGATGCAGAATGGAGGTTCGAATGAGACTAGCAGCAGGGCTGGTGATCTCTCTAGAAATTTACACGAACCCGACCTTGAGATGCATGGAAACATCCCATTGCCTCAGGAGGAAATACAACCGGGCTCAGTTGGGGATTCTGCTTGTGAGGCCAATCCTACATCGGCTACGAATGTGGTAACGAAGGTCGAGTCTCACTTGACTCAGCAGCCAATAGCTAAATTATCAAAAGATGCCGAGTCCACTAAAGAGGATTTGCCTCATGCGGCTTCTCCGAAAATGGGGTATTTTTCGAGGACCACTAGTGCTCATGAGCAGTGCAG AGTTTGTCAACAGGAGAAGGAAGAAGGTCTTATAGATCTTGGGTGCCAATGCAAAGGTGGTCTTGCAAAAGCACATCAGTCTTGCATTGTCACTTGGTTTCATACGAAAGGGTCCAACAAATGCGAGATATGCCa AGTAGTAGCTGTAAATGTGACAGCTCCACAGCCTGAGCGCAGT AGGAATTACTGGGTTTGGAGGATTAATCCACGCCTTGTAGCCCTTAACCGTGAAAGG GGCTGTTTTAGTCCACTGTGGCTGGCACTCTCAATCCTTATTGGTGGTCTACTATTGGATATGTTAATATCCCTTACGCTCGGTGTCTCCGCACTGCCAGTCAACCTGATAATTG TTGTTATCGTTGTCATAGGACTCGGAACTGCCCTTCGACTTGCAGTGGAATTCTACCATGAGTGGAGTACCAGGAGAGCATTGCAAAGGGTAGAAACAAATGCAACACTTGGGTACCATACCACTCTGTAG
- the LOC107951299 gene encoding E3 ubiquitin-protein ligase MARCHF2 isoform X1, with protein MRVLGEFPDLNILEPKVGVVNAVNNNQMQNGGSNETSSRAGDLSRNLHEPDLEMHGNIPLPQEEIQPGSVGDSACEANPTSATNVVTKVESHLTQQPIAKLSKDAESTKEDLPHAASPKMGYFSRTTSAHEQCRVCQQEKEEGLIDLGCQCKGGLAKAHQSCIVTWFHTKGSNKCEICQVVAVNVTAPQPERSRNYWVWRINPRLVALNRERGCFSPLWLALSILIGGLLLDMLISLTLGVSALPVNLIIVVIVVIGLGTALRLAVEFYHEWSTRRALQRVETNATLGYHTTLVLFWEGNPMFVTAQICTP; from the exons ATGAGGGTGTTAGGGGAATTCCctgatttaaatattttagaaCCAAAAGTTGGTGTTGTAAACGCTGTAAATAACAATCAGATGCAGAATGGAGGTTCGAATGAGACTAGCAGCAGGGCTGGTGATCTCTCTAGAAATTTACACGAACCCGACCTTGAGATGCATGGAAACATCCCATTGCCTCAGGAGGAAATACAACCGGGCTCAGTTGGGGATTCTGCTTGTGAGGCCAATCCTACATCGGCTACGAATGTGGTAACGAAGGTCGAGTCTCACTTGACTCAGCAGCCAATAGCTAAATTATCAAAAGATGCCGAGTCCACTAAAGAGGATTTGCCTCATGCGGCTTCTCCGAAAATGGGGTATTTTTCGAGGACCACTAGTGCTCATGAGCAGTGCAG AGTTTGTCAACAGGAGAAGGAAGAAGGTCTTATAGATCTTGGGTGCCAATGCAAAGGTGGTCTTGCAAAAGCACATCAGTCTTGCATTGTCACTTGGTTTCATACGAAAGGGTCCAACAAATGCGAGATATGCCa AGTAGTAGCTGTAAATGTGACAGCTCCACAGCCTGAGCGCAGT AGGAATTACTGGGTTTGGAGGATTAATCCACGCCTTGTAGCCCTTAACCGTGAAAGG GGCTGTTTTAGTCCACTGTGGCTGGCACTCTCAATCCTTATTGGTGGTCTACTATTGGATATGTTAATATCCCTTACGCTCGGTGTCTCCGCACTGCCAGTCAACCTGATAATTG TTGTTATCGTTGTCATAGGACTCGGAACTGCCCTTCGACTTGCAGTGGAATTCTACCATGAGTGGAGTACCAGGAGAGCATTGCAAAGGGTAGAAACAAATGCAACACTTGGGTACCATACCACTCT TGTACTGTTCTGGGAGGGCAACCCAATGTTTGTTACTGCTCAAATTTGCACACCATGA
- the LOC107951299 gene encoding E3 ubiquitin-protein ligase MARCHF2 isoform X4, with the protein MQNGGSNETSSRAGDLSRNLHEPDLEMHGNIPLPQEEIQPGSVGDSACEANPTSATNVVTKVESHLTQQPIAKLSKDAESTKEDLPHAASPKMGYFSRTTSAHEQCRVCQQEKEEGLIDLGCQCKGGLAKAHQSCIVTWFHTKGSNKCEICQVVAVNVTAPQPERSRNYWVWRINPRLVALNRERGCFSPLWLALSILIGGLLLDMLISLTLGVSALPVNLIIVVIVVIGLGTALRLAVEFYHEWSTRRALQRVETNATLGYHTTL; encoded by the exons ATGCAGAATGGAGGTTCGAATGAGACTAGCAGCAGGGCTGGTGATCTCTCTAGAAATTTACACGAACCCGACCTTGAGATGCATGGAAACATCCCATTGCCTCAGGAGGAAATACAACCGGGCTCAGTTGGGGATTCTGCTTGTGAGGCCAATCCTACATCGGCTACGAATGTGGTAACGAAGGTCGAGTCTCACTTGACTCAGCAGCCAATAGCTAAATTATCAAAAGATGCCGAGTCCACTAAAGAGGATTTGCCTCATGCGGCTTCTCCGAAAATGGGGTATTTTTCGAGGACCACTAGTGCTCATGAGCAGTGCAG AGTTTGTCAACAGGAGAAGGAAGAAGGTCTTATAGATCTTGGGTGCCAATGCAAAGGTGGTCTTGCAAAAGCACATCAGTCTTGCATTGTCACTTGGTTTCATACGAAAGGGTCCAACAAATGCGAGATATGCCa AGTAGTAGCTGTAAATGTGACAGCTCCACAGCCTGAGCGCAGT AGGAATTACTGGGTTTGGAGGATTAATCCACGCCTTGTAGCCCTTAACCGTGAAAGG GGCTGTTTTAGTCCACTGTGGCTGGCACTCTCAATCCTTATTGGTGGTCTACTATTGGATATGTTAATATCCCTTACGCTCGGTGTCTCCGCACTGCCAGTCAACCTGATAATTG TTGTTATCGTTGTCATAGGACTCGGAACTGCCCTTCGACTTGCAGTGGAATTCTACCATGAGTGGAGTACCAGGAGAGCATTGCAAAGGGTAGAAACAAATGCAACACTTGGGTACCATACCACTCTGTAG
- the LOC107951299 gene encoding E3 ubiquitin-protein ligase MARCHF2 isoform X3, with product MQNGGSNETSSRAGDLSRNLHEPDLEMHGNIPLPQEEIQPGSVGDSACEANPTSATNVVTKVESHLTQQPIAKLSKDAESTKEDLPHAASPKMGYFSRTTSAHEQCRVCQQEKEEGLIDLGCQCKGGLAKAHQSCIVTWFHTKGSNKCEICQVVAVNVTAPQPERSRNYWVWRINPRLVALNRERGCFSPLWLALSILIGGLLLDMLISLTLGVSALPVNLIIVVIVVIGLGTALRLAVEFYHEWSTRRALQRVETNATLGYHTTLVLFWEGNPMFVTAQICTP from the exons ATGCAGAATGGAGGTTCGAATGAGACTAGCAGCAGGGCTGGTGATCTCTCTAGAAATTTACACGAACCCGACCTTGAGATGCATGGAAACATCCCATTGCCTCAGGAGGAAATACAACCGGGCTCAGTTGGGGATTCTGCTTGTGAGGCCAATCCTACATCGGCTACGAATGTGGTAACGAAGGTCGAGTCTCACTTGACTCAGCAGCCAATAGCTAAATTATCAAAAGATGCCGAGTCCACTAAAGAGGATTTGCCTCATGCGGCTTCTCCGAAAATGGGGTATTTTTCGAGGACCACTAGTGCTCATGAGCAGTGCAG AGTTTGTCAACAGGAGAAGGAAGAAGGTCTTATAGATCTTGGGTGCCAATGCAAAGGTGGTCTTGCAAAAGCACATCAGTCTTGCATTGTCACTTGGTTTCATACGAAAGGGTCCAACAAATGCGAGATATGCCa AGTAGTAGCTGTAAATGTGACAGCTCCACAGCCTGAGCGCAGT AGGAATTACTGGGTTTGGAGGATTAATCCACGCCTTGTAGCCCTTAACCGTGAAAGG GGCTGTTTTAGTCCACTGTGGCTGGCACTCTCAATCCTTATTGGTGGTCTACTATTGGATATGTTAATATCCCTTACGCTCGGTGTCTCCGCACTGCCAGTCAACCTGATAATTG TTGTTATCGTTGTCATAGGACTCGGAACTGCCCTTCGACTTGCAGTGGAATTCTACCATGAGTGGAGTACCAGGAGAGCATTGCAAAGGGTAGAAACAAATGCAACACTTGGGTACCATACCACTCT TGTACTGTTCTGGGAGGGCAACCCAATGTTTGTTACTGCTCAAATTTGCACACCATGA